The following are encoded in a window of Salinigranum halophilum genomic DNA:
- a CDS encoding amidohydrolase, with translation MSHTDDLRALRRDLHRHPEPAWREFYTTARIVDELETRPLDALYVGPEVLGEERNAVPDDEELASWMDRAREAGARADVLDRLAGGYTGALAVLERGEGPTVGLRVDIDALPILESEGDDHLPAREGFRSENEGFMHACGHDAHATIGIGVIDSILASEFQGTLKVVFQPAEEVIGGGEPVVAGGHLDDVDYLLAVHVGLDHPTGEVVAGIDGFLAVNHLSVSFTGESSHAGARPEQGRNANLALATAVQNLHAIPRHADGATRVNAGVIEGGTASNIIAEESSMEVEVRGETTELMEYMVEHAERIVRAAGEMHACDVATDTVARAPSATSDPDLANVVGAVAASVPGVESVLPSDALGGSEDATYLMQHVQAQGGKAAYVGIGTDHPTGHHTPRFDVDEESIRIGIETLAGAIERLAAERP, from the coding sequence ATGAGCCACACCGACGACCTTCGCGCCCTCCGTCGCGACCTCCACCGCCACCCCGAACCCGCCTGGCGCGAGTTCTACACCACCGCCCGCATCGTCGACGAACTCGAGACCCGCCCCCTCGACGCCCTCTACGTCGGGCCCGAGGTACTCGGCGAGGAGCGAAACGCCGTCCCCGACGACGAGGAACTGGCGTCGTGGATGGACCGCGCCCGCGAGGCCGGAGCCCGCGCGGACGTCCTCGACCGACTCGCCGGCGGCTACACCGGCGCGCTGGCCGTCCTCGAACGCGGGGAAGGGCCCACCGTCGGCCTTCGCGTCGACATCGACGCCCTCCCCATCCTGGAGTCAGAGGGGGACGACCATCTCCCTGCCCGGGAGGGCTTCCGCTCGGAGAACGAGGGCTTCATGCACGCCTGCGGGCACGACGCGCACGCGACCATCGGCATCGGCGTCATCGATTCGATACTGGCGAGCGAGTTCCAGGGGACGCTCAAAGTGGTGTTCCAGCCCGCAGAGGAGGTCATCGGCGGCGGCGAACCCGTCGTCGCGGGTGGCCACCTCGACGACGTCGACTACCTCCTCGCCGTCCACGTCGGCCTCGACCACCCCACCGGCGAGGTGGTCGCCGGTATCGACGGCTTCCTGGCCGTCAATCACCTCTCGGTCTCGTTCACCGGCGAGTCGTCGCACGCCGGTGCCCGTCCCGAACAGGGGCGCAACGCCAACCTGGCGCTCGCGACGGCGGTGCAGAACCTCCACGCCATCCCCCGCCACGCCGACGGCGCAACCCGGGTGAACGCGGGCGTCATCGAGGGCGGGACGGCGTCGAACATCATCGCGGAGGAGAGTTCGATGGAAGTCGAGGTGCGCGGGGAGACGACCGAACTGATGGAGTACATGGTCGAGCACGCGGAGCGCATCGTCCGCGCCGCAGGCGAGATGCACGCCTGTGACGTCGCGACCGACACCGTCGCCCGCGCCCCGTCGGCGACGAGCGACCCCGACCTCGCGAACGTCGTCGGCGCGGTCGCTGCGTCGGTTCCCGGCGTCGAGTCGGTCCTCCCGTCCGACGCGCTGGGGGGGAGCGAGGACGCGACCTACCTCATGCAACACGTCCAGGCACAGGGTGGCAAGGCCGCCTACGTCGGCATCGGCACCGACCACCCGACGGGCCACCACACCCCCCGCTTCGACGTCGACGAGGAGTCGATTCGAATCGGCATCGAGACGCTCGCGGGTGCAATCGAACGCCTCGCCGCCGAACGACCCTGA
- a CDS encoding geranylgeranyl reductase family protein — MTTHEYDLVVVGAGTAGCYAAATAASEGLDVVVVERKDEEEAGHIACGDALKGADNFPDAIPKSQLEPAFTNTGVDHGRFEIPQEDTVLEIPVPGELAVIDRWEYGRRIIDGASRAGAEFHYDTVVQDVVQEDGRVSGVRAKHEGDVVTYEADVTLDGAGSLSLLQDKVDFSAATFDTNVSYSQFSSAYREIVEVEQEVPWQDALVFKPTERAAGYLWYFPRTGTEINVGLGFQMNEQPMKLVEDLRRDLRKRPEFANARVTDKLGAALPTRRPYDSATAPGFVAAGDAAGLVNPTTGGGIAGAAYSGQYAAEQIIEAVSEGDVSEETLWRYNERVMDHFGARYAALDVYNILSTAVDVDSLMGLLASLPGEKIAEALYDGSTSMSPLLVAQTLKQSYGHWRQIWNFFETKRVADELLAHYKRYPSRPGALGGWQATRDDIMERVYETTGADAKY; from the coding sequence ATGACTACGCACGAGTACGACCTCGTCGTCGTGGGCGCGGGCACCGCCGGTTGCTACGCCGCGGCGACGGCGGCCAGCGAGGGTCTCGACGTCGTCGTCGTCGAGCGCAAGGACGAGGAGGAAGCCGGTCACATCGCCTGCGGTGACGCGCTGAAGGGGGCGGACAACTTCCCCGACGCCATCCCCAAGTCACAGCTCGAACCGGCGTTCACCAACACGGGCGTCGACCACGGTCGCTTCGAGATTCCCCAAGAGGACACCGTCCTCGAGATTCCGGTCCCCGGCGAACTCGCCGTCATCGACCGCTGGGAGTACGGCCGCCGCATCATCGACGGGGCGTCGCGGGCGGGTGCGGAGTTCCACTACGACACCGTCGTCCAGGACGTCGTCCAGGAGGACGGACGGGTGAGCGGTGTCCGCGCCAAACACGAGGGGGACGTGGTGACGTACGAGGCCGACGTGACGCTCGACGGCGCGGGCTCGCTGTCGCTGTTACAGGACAAGGTCGACTTCTCGGCCGCCACCTTCGACACCAACGTCTCGTACTCGCAGTTCTCGTCGGCGTACCGCGAAATCGTCGAGGTCGAACAGGAGGTCCCGTGGCAGGACGCGTTGGTGTTCAAGCCGACAGAGCGCGCGGCGGGCTACCTCTGGTACTTCCCGCGCACGGGGACGGAGATCAACGTCGGCCTGGGGTTCCAGATGAACGAGCAGCCGATGAAGCTCGTCGAGGACCTCCGGCGGGACCTCCGGAAGCGCCCGGAGTTCGCGAACGCTCGGGTGACGGACAAACTCGGCGCGGCACTCCCCACGCGGCGGCCGTACGACTCGGCGACGGCACCGGGGTTCGTCGCCGCCGGTGACGCCGCCGGCCTCGTCAACCCGACGACGGGCGGGGGAATCGCTGGCGCTGCCTACTCCGGGCAGTACGCCGCCGAGCAGATTATCGAGGCCGTGAGCGAGGGTGACGTCTCGGAGGAGACCCTCTGGCGCTACAACGAACGCGTGATGGACCACTTCGGCGCGCGCTACGCCGCGCTCGACGTCTACAACATCCTCTCGACGGCGGTCGACGTCGACAGCCTCATGGGCCTGCTCGCGTCGCTCCCGGGTGAGAAGATCGCCGAGGCGCTGTACGATGGGTCGACCTCGATGTCGCCGCTCCTCGTCGCACAGACGCTCAAGCAGAGCTACGGCCACTGGCGACAGATCTGGAACTTCTTCGAGACCAAGCGCGTCGCCGACGAACTCTTGGCACACTACAAGCGCTATCCCTCGCGCCCGGGGGCACTCGGCGGCTGGCAGGCGACCCGCGACGACATCATGGAGCGGGTCTACGAGACGACCGGCGCGGACGCGAAGTACTGA
- a CDS encoding MFS transporter, with protein MTDSTGADEERLVTGYSGRLLLAVSVGWGLIQSGRLVISPLLPAISTDLGLSSTRAGAAISVLWGLYALLQYPSGRLSDRLSRKTLLVGGLGLLCVGFGTLATAPTYLAFLVGAAVVGLGAGLYPTPARGLVSDLFVTRRGQAFGLHTASGDLGGVVAAGLATLVLAVATWRAAFLPVVVVIVAVAVALHRWNHEPYVVGRVDMAVADTGRRLLGEPRLRWLLVSYSLYAFTWQSMVGFLPTYLQVSKGFSPSLANTGFAALFVVGAVAKPTAGAVGDAVSRSLLAATVLLAAAATLVVLVVATSPAVVLAAVVVFALGLMAFPPVMQAHLMDSFPTDSMGGDLGAMRTVYIGLGALGPTVVGATADAYDFTLAFSGLVGCLLVSSLLVALVSRR; from the coding sequence GTGACCGACTCGACGGGAGCCGACGAGGAACGCCTCGTGACCGGCTACAGCGGTCGGCTGTTGCTCGCAGTGTCGGTTGGCTGGGGACTCATCCAGAGCGGGCGGCTCGTCATCTCCCCGCTCCTCCCGGCGATCAGTACCGACCTCGGCCTCTCCAGCACGCGCGCCGGCGCCGCCATCTCTGTCCTCTGGGGACTGTACGCGCTGTTGCAGTACCCGAGCGGGCGGCTCTCGGATCGGCTGTCGCGGAAGACGCTCCTCGTCGGCGGCCTCGGGCTGCTCTGTGTCGGCTTCGGAACGCTCGCGACGGCCCCGACCTACCTCGCGTTCCTCGTCGGGGCCGCGGTCGTCGGCCTCGGTGCGGGCCTGTACCCGACGCCCGCCCGTGGCCTGGTCTCGGACCTCTTCGTCACACGACGGGGACAGGCGTTCGGACTGCACACGGCGTCGGGCGACCTCGGCGGCGTGGTCGCGGCCGGGCTGGCGACGCTCGTCCTCGCGGTCGCGACGTGGCGTGCGGCGTTCTTGCCGGTCGTCGTCGTGATCGTGGCGGTCGCGGTCGCACTCCACCGCTGGAACCACGAGCCGTACGTCGTCGGCCGGGTCGATATGGCGGTCGCCGACACGGGTCGACGCCTCCTCGGCGAGCCGCGCCTGCGGTGGCTACTCGTCTCGTACTCGCTGTACGCGTTCACCTGGCAGTCGATGGTGGGGTTCCTCCCGACCTATCTCCAGGTCTCGAAGGGGTTCTCCCCGTCGCTCGCCAACACCGGCTTCGCCGCGCTGTTCGTCGTCGGCGCGGTCGCGAAACCGACCGCCGGCGCGGTGGGCGACGCGGTGTCCCGGAGCCTGCTCGCGGCGACCGTCCTCCTGGCCGCCGCCGCGACGCTGGTCGTGCTGGTGGTCGCGACGTCGCCGGCTGTCGTCCTCGCGGCTGTCGTGGTGTTCGCCCTGGGGCTGATGGCCTTCCCGCCGGTGATGCAGGCGCACCTCATGGACTCGTTTCCGACCGACAGTATGGGGGGAGACCTCGGCGCGATGCGGACCGTCTACATCGGCCTGGGCGCGCTCGGCCCGACGGTCGTCGGCGCGACGGCCGACGCGTACGACTTCACCCTGGCGTTCTCGGGGCTCGTCGGCTGTCTGCTCGTGAGTAGCCTCCTCGTCGCCCTCGTCAGCCGCCGGTGA
- a CDS encoding ABC transporter permease — MSESTASGRGDLSARGVATVGTLGALAVVFAAGLVAPDSIAGTIVDILAREGTLSSALRLSVPIALAALGGIFSEKSGVINIGLEGLLIISAFAAIYVAEVTGGVWVGFAGGVVASVLLSALFAVVVIEFRADQIIAGLAVWLIALGLAPFASQVIYGRPNSPSVTTPGTVTVPVLSELSALGPFRALFDASPTVYLMFLAVGVSWYVLNRTRFGRWVRASGENPKALDTAGVSVSRVRYAAVLLSGLLAGMGGASLSLDLGQFTGNGPTMVNGKGFIAIVAYLFGNYNPIGAFLSTLLFAGLDAMQTALQLQNIGIPNQLVRVIPFVMVIVVLALVGRTRIPEAAGEHYESGDDSR; from the coding sequence ATGAGTGAGTCGACGGCGTCGGGACGTGGCGACCTGTCCGCACGGGGGGTCGCCACCGTCGGGACGCTCGGCGCGCTCGCCGTCGTGTTCGCCGCCGGCCTCGTCGCTCCCGACTCCATCGCGGGGACGATCGTCGACATCCTCGCCCGGGAGGGGACGCTCTCCTCGGCACTCCGGCTCTCGGTGCCCATCGCACTGGCCGCACTCGGTGGCATCTTCTCCGAGAAGTCCGGCGTCATCAACATCGGACTGGAGGGCCTGCTCATCATCTCGGCGTTCGCCGCCATCTACGTCGCCGAGGTCACGGGCGGCGTCTGGGTCGGGTTCGCGGGCGGCGTCGTCGCCTCGGTCCTCCTGTCGGCGCTCTTCGCCGTCGTCGTCATCGAGTTCCGCGCCGACCAGATTATCGCCGGCCTCGCGGTGTGGCTCATCGCGCTCGGCCTCGCCCCGTTCGCCTCGCAGGTCATCTACGGTCGGCCGAACTCCCCGAGCGTCACGACGCCCGGCACCGTCACGGTGCCCGTCCTCTCGGAGCTGTCGGCGCTCGGGCCGTTCCGCGCGCTGTTCGACGCCTCGCCGACGGTGTACCTGATGTTCCTGGCCGTGGGCGTCTCGTGGTACGTCCTCAACCGGACTCGCTTCGGGCGGTGGGTCCGCGCCTCCGGCGAGAACCCGAAGGCGCTCGACACTGCGGGTGTGAGCGTCTCGCGGGTCCGCTACGCCGCGGTACTTCTGTCGGGCCTCCTGGCCGGGATGGGCGGTGCCTCGCTCTCGTTGGACCTCGGGCAGTTCACCGGCAACGGTCCGACGATGGTCAACGGGAAAGGGTTCATCGCCATCGTCGCCTACCTGTTCGGCAACTACAATCCCATCGGGGCCTTCCTCTCCACCCTGCTGTTCGCCGGATTGGACGCGATGCAGACGGCGCTCCAACTGCAGAACATCGGCATCCCGAACCAGTTGGTGCGGGTCATCCCGTTCGTGATGGTCATCGTGGTGCTCGCGCTGGTCGGTCGGACCCGGATTCCCGAAGCCGCCGGCGAACATTACGAATCCGGCGACGACAGCCGGTGA
- a CDS encoding ABC transporter permease gives MSARDRALDALDRLVGASTAERALISLASLVLAMFVGTVIILVSGRMTTCAPADAAYYFGVGFCYDPITVYDRLFLGALGDPLDAGWSPLNSQLAVTLRETTVLIFTGLSVAIAFRAGIFNIGTQGQLVVGALATGLGVLWASSLVSGVVGTVALIPLGLAVGATFGALYGAIPGVLKAYADANEVITTIMLNLIATGVTLYLVSDVFKDPNSQANQTVPLPDFATFPAVLFDSSTDFSLLALLFGVVALGALAYLIERTTFGYDVRTSGLQPEAAEYGGVDSKKTIVASMMLSGALGGIGGAMYVLMILGKFQTGVPAYGFDGITVSILAGNNPLGVGFAALLFGVLKSGTTVVQFATDVPPQLVGVLRGLIILFVAMPEFFRLIGKRVGSAGKRGSKPVATDGGVGGGDGDE, from the coding sequence GTGAGCGCACGCGACCGCGCGCTCGACGCGCTGGACCGTCTCGTGGGCGCATCCACGGCGGAGCGAGCGCTCATCTCGCTCGCCTCGCTCGTCCTCGCGATGTTCGTCGGGACCGTCATCATCCTCGTCTCGGGCCGGATGACGACCTGCGCACCCGCCGATGCGGCGTACTACTTCGGCGTCGGGTTCTGCTACGATCCCATCACGGTGTACGACCGACTGTTCCTCGGTGCGCTCGGTGACCCGCTCGACGCGGGGTGGTCGCCGCTCAACAGTCAGCTCGCCGTGACGCTCCGGGAGACGACGGTCCTCATCTTCACGGGGCTGTCGGTCGCCATCGCGTTCCGTGCGGGCATCTTCAACATCGGGACGCAGGGACAGCTCGTCGTCGGCGCGCTCGCGACCGGGCTGGGCGTGCTGTGGGCGTCGTCGCTCGTCTCGGGCGTCGTCGGCACCGTGGCACTCATCCCGCTCGGGCTGGCCGTCGGCGCGACGTTCGGCGCGCTCTACGGCGCGATTCCGGGCGTGTTGAAGGCGTACGCCGACGCGAACGAGGTCATCACGACCATCATGCTCAACCTCATCGCGACCGGGGTGACGCTGTATCTCGTCTCCGACGTGTTCAAAGACCCCAACAGCCAGGCGAACCAGACCGTGCCCCTCCCCGACTTCGCGACCTTCCCCGCCGTCCTGTTCGACTCGTCGACCGACTTCTCCCTCCTCGCGCTGCTCTTCGGCGTCGTCGCCCTCGGCGCGCTCGCGTACCTCATCGAGCGGACGACGTTCGGCTACGACGTCCGGACGTCGGGGCTCCAGCCGGAGGCCGCCGAGTACGGCGGCGTCGACTCGAAGAAGACCATCGTCGCGAGCATGATGCTCTCGGGCGCACTCGGCGGCATCGGCGGGGCGATGTACGTGTTGATGATACTCGGGAAGTTCCAGACGGGCGTGCCGGCGTACGGGTTCGACGGCATCACCGTCTCCATCCTCGCCGGGAACAACCCGCTCGGCGTCGGCTTCGCCGCGCTGCTGTTCGGCGTGCTGAAGAGCGGGACGACGGTCGTCCAGTTCGCGACTGACGTGCCGCCACAGCTGGTGGGCGTGCTCCGCGGGCTCATCATCCTCTTCGTGGCGATGCCGGAGTTCTTCCGACTCATCGGCAAGCGCGTCGGGTCGGCCGGCAAGCGCGGCTCGAAGCCGGTTGCGACCGACGGCGGGGTCGGGGGAGGTGACGGCGATGAGTGA
- a CDS encoding ABC transporter ATP-binding protein, protein MTTAVHLDGITKRFPGVVANDDVTLRVEQGSVHALLGENGAGKTTLMNVLYGLYQPTEGRVVLNGEERDFDSPRDAIDAGVGMIHQHFMLVDPMTIAENITLGNEPRKWGGLAVDREQARREVVELSERFGFDVDPDARIEDVSVGVQQRVEILKALYRGADTLILDEPTAVLTPQEVEELFTVFEELTAQGKTIIFISHKLSEAMHAADEVTVLRDGKNVGTVAGDETTREELAELMVGREVLLEVEKRPASTGERTLGVEGLVVDDERGVRAVDDVSFAVNGGEVFGIAGVDGNGQSELIEAITGLREPTAGRISFDGTDVTGRSRRERIDRGMAYIPEDRQERGLVMDFDLVGNGMLGSQHRAPFARSGRLDWATARGHAESVIGEYDVRPPNADATAESLSGGNQQKFIVGREFERDPKLVVAAHPTRGVDVGSIEFIHERLLDLRDEGVAVLLISSKLEEVQGLSDRLAVMHDGQFMDTVDPETVTEEQIGLLMGGEYPDDWDDSSNAPEAGAGVRTDGDGQ, encoded by the coding sequence ATGACTACGGCCGTCCATCTCGACGGCATCACGAAACGCTTCCCCGGCGTGGTCGCCAACGACGACGTCACCCTCCGGGTCGAACAGGGCTCCGTCCACGCCCTTCTCGGCGAGAACGGGGCCGGGAAGACGACGCTGATGAACGTACTTTACGGGCTCTACCAGCCGACGGAGGGCCGCGTCGTCCTGAACGGCGAGGAGCGCGACTTCGACTCGCCGCGCGACGCCATCGACGCCGGCGTCGGGATGATTCACCAGCACTTCATGCTGGTCGACCCGATGACCATCGCCGAGAACATCACGCTCGGCAACGAGCCGCGGAAGTGGGGCGGGCTCGCCGTCGACCGCGAGCAGGCCCGCCGTGAGGTCGTCGAACTCTCCGAACGGTTCGGCTTCGACGTCGACCCCGACGCGCGCATCGAGGACGTCTCCGTCGGCGTCCAACAGCGCGTCGAGATTCTGAAAGCGCTCTACCGCGGCGCGGACACTCTCATCCTCGACGAGCCGACGGCCGTCCTCACCCCCCAGGAGGTCGAGGAGCTGTTCACCGTCTTCGAGGAGCTCACTGCGCAGGGCAAGACGATCATCTTCATCAGCCACAAGCTGAGCGAGGCGATGCACGCCGCGGACGAGGTCACCGTCCTGCGAGACGGGAAGAACGTCGGGACCGTCGCGGGCGACGAGACCACGCGGGAGGAACTCGCAGAGCTGATGGTCGGACGGGAGGTCTTACTGGAGGTCGAGAAGCGACCCGCCTCGACCGGCGAGCGCACCCTCGGCGTCGAAGGGCTCGTCGTCGACGACGAACGCGGGGTGCGTGCCGTCGACGACGTCTCCTTTGCGGTCAACGGCGGAGAGGTGTTCGGCATTGCGGGCGTCGACGGCAACGGGCAGTCCGAGCTCATCGAGGCCATCACCGGCCTGCGCGAACCGACCGCGGGGCGCATCTCCTTCGACGGGACGGACGTCACCGGCCGGTCGCGCCGCGAGCGTATCGACCGCGGCATGGCGTACATCCCCGAGGACCGCCAGGAGCGCGGGCTCGTCATGGACTTCGACCTCGTCGGGAACGGGATGCTTGGGAGTCAGCACCGCGCGCCCTTCGCGCGGTCGGGACGGCTCGACTGGGCCACCGCGCGGGGACACGCCGAGTCGGTCATCGGTGAGTACGACGTCCGTCCGCCGAACGCCGACGCGACCGCCGAGTCGCTGTCGGGTGGGAACCAGCAGAAGTTCATCGTCGGTCGGGAGTTCGAGCGCGACCCGAAGCTCGTCGTCGCCGCCCACCCGACGCGAGGGGTCGACGTCGGCTCTATCGAGTTCATCCACGAACGACTGCTCGACCTCCGCGACGAGGGCGTCGCCGTGTTGCTCATCTCCTCGAAACTCGAGGAGGTCCAGGGGCTCTCGGACCGCCTCGCCGTGATGCACGACGGGCAGTTCATGGACACGGTCGACCCCGAGACCGTCACCGAAGAACAGATCGGCCTGCTGATGGGTGGGGAGTACCCCGACGACTGGGACGACTCCTCAAACGCACCCGAGGCGGGTGCGGGCGTCCGCACGGACGGTGATGGCCAGTGA
- a CDS encoding BMP family lipoprotein — translation MRFEDIDRRTFIKGTGVAGLAGLAGCAGGGPSGGSESTATETSSGGDSGDGGETEATESASESTAMDDPTNVGMVYATGGLGDGSFNDQAQQGAFQARDEFGVQIGEAQPDEVAQFSTFQQQFAQSTDPTYELVCCIGFLQTDALSQTASDFPDQNFMLVDSVVEADNVANYVFAEHEGSYLVGQMASLLTTQDFSAGAGSTASDATTVGFVGGVESDLIRKFEAGFTAGVKAANADVEVLTNYTGSFNDPAAGKEAALAMYNSGADIVYHASGNTGTGVFQAAQEQGRFAIGVDRDQSVTKSSFADVILASMVKRVDTAVYDSISSIVDDEFQGGDVVTLGLEANGVAAVYGSQLESEIPQEIKDSVAASRESIIAGDVSVPTDPSNA, via the coding sequence ATGAGATTCGAAGACATAGATAGGCGGACGTTCATCAAGGGAACCGGTGTGGCGGGTCTCGCCGGCCTGGCCGGCTGTGCGGGCGGCGGCCCGTCGGGCGGCTCGGAGAGCACCGCGACGGAGACGTCATCCGGCGGCGATAGCGGCGACGGCGGCGAGACCGAAGCGACCGAGTCCGCGTCCGAGTCGACTGCGATGGACGACCCGACGAACGTCGGGATGGTGTACGCGACTGGCGGGCTGGGTGACGGCTCGTTCAACGACCAGGCCCAGCAGGGCGCGTTCCAGGCGCGCGACGAGTTCGGCGTCCAGATCGGCGAGGCCCAGCCGGACGAGGTCGCACAGTTCAGCACCTTCCAGCAGCAGTTCGCCCAGTCGACGGACCCGACGTACGAACTCGTCTGCTGTATCGGCTTCCTCCAGACCGACGCGCTGAGCCAGACGGCCAGCGACTTCCCCGACCAGAACTTCATGCTCGTCGACTCCGTCGTCGAGGCCGACAACGTCGCCAACTACGTGTTCGCCGAGCACGAGGGGTCGTACCTCGTCGGACAGATGGCGAGCCTCCTCACGACGCAGGACTTCTCCGCGGGCGCCGGGTCGACGGCGAGCGACGCCACGACCGTCGGCTTCGTCGGCGGCGTCGAATCCGACCTCATCCGGAAATTCGAGGCCGGCTTCACCGCGGGCGTGAAGGCCGCCAACGCCGACGTCGAGGTCCTCACGAACTACACGGGGAGCTTCAACGACCCCGCCGCGGGGAAGGAGGCCGCACTGGCGATGTACAACTCCGGCGCGGACATCGTCTACCACGCCTCCGGGAACACCGGGACGGGCGTCTTCCAGGCCGCCCAGGAGCAGGGCCGGTTCGCCATCGGTGTCGACCGCGACCAGTCGGTGACAAAGAGTTCGTTCGCGGACGTCATCCTCGCGAGCATGGTCAAGCGCGTCGACACCGCCGTCTACGACTCCATCAGCTCCATCGTCGACGACGAGTTCCAGGGCGGCGACGTCGTCACCCTCGGGCTCGAGGCGAACGGCGTCGCCGCCGTCTACGGGTCGCAGCTCGAGAGCGAGATTCCCCAGGAGATCAAAGACAGCGTCGCCGCCTCGCGCGAGTCCATCATCGCCGGCGACGTCTCGGTGCCGACCGACCCCAGTAACGCCTGA
- a CDS encoding phosphohexomutase domain-containing protein, with product MELFGTAGIRGDTTERVTPELALAVGRAAGLVAGEAEDAEFVVGRDGRTTGEALASAVEAGLLSAGATVRRGGVLPTPALAFASRGRRGVMLTASHNPPADNGLKLFVDGVEYDRGQEQAVERRVDDDAPPVPWDRWGTTEAVTPLSRYRRAVVSYARELGADLDGLSVAVDCGNGVGALATPEVLRELGAHVVGLNDNVDGHFPGRESKPTPGSLTDLRAFVSDGDFDLGLAHDGDADRLVVVDSDGGVVHEDTVLAMYASAYVGASSAADPVVVTTPNASGRIDERVTALGGRVERVRLGALHEGIAAVRNDGGDVVFAAEPWKHIHPSFGGWIDGVCSAAVLARLVAGADTGLDGLRDPITERPYRKLSVPCPDGSKRAVMATLEASLPETFPESAVDTEHGVRLEFPDASWLLVRPSGTEPYVRIYAESDDVDALVEMARAAVEDAVADS from the coding sequence ATGGAGCTGTTCGGTACCGCGGGCATCCGCGGTGACACGACAGAACGAGTGACGCCCGAGTTGGCGCTCGCCGTCGGGCGCGCTGCGGGCCTCGTCGCAGGCGAGGCCGAGGACGCCGAGTTCGTGGTCGGCCGTGACGGACGGACGACGGGCGAGGCGCTCGCGTCGGCCGTCGAGGCGGGGCTACTCTCGGCGGGCGCGACGGTTCGCCGTGGGGGCGTGCTCCCGACACCGGCGCTGGCGTTCGCCTCACGCGGCCGGCGCGGCGTGATGCTCACCGCGAGTCACAACCCGCCCGCGGACAACGGCCTGAAGCTGTTCGTCGACGGGGTCGAGTACGACCGGGGCCAAGAGCAGGCGGTCGAGCGGCGGGTCGACGACGATGCCCCACCGGTCCCGTGGGACCGCTGGGGGACGACGGAGGCGGTGACACCGCTCTCTCGGTACCGCCGGGCGGTCGTCTCGTACGCGCGGGAACTCGGTGCCGACCTCGACGGCCTCTCGGTGGCCGTCGACTGTGGCAACGGCGTCGGCGCGCTGGCGACACCGGAGGTGCTCCGGGAACTCGGGGCGCACGTCGTCGGCCTCAACGACAACGTCGACGGCCACTTCCCGGGGCGGGAGTCGAAGCCGACGCCGGGGTCGCTCACAGACCTCCGCGCGTTCGTCTCCGACGGCGACTTCGACCTCGGCCTCGCTCACGACGGCGACGCCGACCGGCTGGTGGTCGTCGACAGCGATGGGGGGGTCGTCCACGAGGACACCGTCCTCGCGATGTACGCGTCGGCATACGTCGGCGCGAGTTCGGCGGCGGACCCCGTCGTCGTGACGACCCCGAACGCCTCGGGCCGCATCGACGAGCGGGTGACCGCTCTGGGCGGCCGCGTCGAACGCGTCCGTCTCGGGGCGCTGCACGAGGGGATCGCCGCGGTGCGAAACGACGGCGGCGACGTCGTCTTCGCCGCCGAACCGTGGAAACACATCCACCCCTCGTTCGGCGGCTGGATAGACGGGGTCTGTTCGGCGGCGGTCCTCGCGCGTCTCGTCGCCGGCGCTGACACGGGCCTCGACGGCCTCCGCGACCCCATCACCGAACGCCCGTACCGGAAGCTCTCGGTCCCCTGCCCGGACGGGTCGAAGCGCGCGGTGATGGCCACCCTGGAGGCGTCGCTCCCGGAGACGTTCCCCGAGAGCGCGGTGGACACCGAACACGGCGTCCGACTGGAGTTCCCCGACGCCTCCTGGCTCCTCGTCCGTCCGTCCGGAACCGAACCGTACGTCAGAATCTACGCCGAGAGTGACGACGTCGACGCGCTGGTCGAGATGGCGCGGGCGGCGGTCGAAGACGCCGTCGCCGACAGCTGA
- a CDS encoding acylphosphatase, whose translation MSEHDGAERRVHAHVYVSGRVQGVAYRANTRETVREYDIEGWVRNLDDGRVEAVFEGPRSDVEEMVEWCETGSPAASVENVSVDYSEPKGASGFRVRW comes from the coding sequence ATGAGTGAACACGACGGAGCCGAGCGTCGGGTCCACGCACACGTGTACGTCTCTGGGCGTGTCCAGGGCGTCGCCTACCGGGCCAACACTCGCGAGACCGTCCGCGAGTACGACATCGAAGGCTGGGTTCGGAACCTCGACGACGGCCGGGTCGAGGCCGTCTTCGAGGGGCCGCGCTCGGACGTCGAGGAGATGGTCGAGTGGTGCGAGACGGGAAGTCCGGCGGCGTCGGTCGAGAACGTCTCGGTCGACTACTCCGAGCCGAAGGGCGCGTCGGGCTTCCGCGTCCGCTGGTGA